The genomic stretch ACCGAGATGCTCTTTGCTATCACGCCTCGAGGGCATGATTACGGCTTGGGCGACCCCTTGTCGTTCCCTTTAAGAACAACCATCCTATGATCATATTTTGACCCATAGAGTTAGTCCTTCCGTCCACAACGGGTGGACTCTATCGATTCAATAATTAGGAGAAATTTGAATAGCATTAAACGAGGTCCTTAAATCGAGGCGGCGACGTGATGCTTCAGTGGTATCATCGGACTGTTATGTCAGTTCGGAGCTGAATCGTTGCATCGATTCGAGATATCATGGATACCCATTATGCATCATTATGGCGCACGTTTCCCAAGAACCGTATCGTTTCCCGTGCCCTTTCAATTTTTTGATTGGCGGCTCTTGGGTTTCCCACTTAGGACATTCATGTTCCTATAAATAGGGGGAACCTATCATTCGATTGTTACACTTTTCGGTTTACCTGAGGAATTTTGCAAACTTCCACCCTCTTCAATATTTCATACTTTCGATTTCATACTTCTGCTTTCGTCTGAATTTGACGTGACCATCTTCTCttttccttcatcactcttgTTTATTTCAATCAAGTTAGTCAAATAGTTGGTACTCCTTCCCAGACCGACAAATTCGTCGAAGCTCTGGTGCTGGAAAATGAAGTACCTCCTCTTAGAGAGGGAGTGGAGGTGACGGAAGATGAGGGAGTTCCGATAATGGCTGAGATACTACCCTACCTGGGGAAATTATGGACTGATTTTAACAGCATCACCGGAGAAGAACCAGAACATGTCCCTTCTACCATGGATAAAGTGGCGATTATGGCGCTCAAGACCAAGTGGGGAATTCCAAACCATATCGAAATGGCACCGGCGACGGGAACGGACATTGTGCACTTGCACCGCCCGGGGTACTGCCCATTTTACGCGTATCCTTTTGTTGTCGGATATATGTTTCCTCCCCCCTCTCTAGTGGTGGACTTCTGTCGTTTTTACGAAGTGTGCCCGGTTCAGCTTTCAACGTACGCATACAAGCTCTTCCTCATGCTTCTCAAGTATGTGGAGCTCGCCGGTCGAGGGATCACTTTGGGGCATATTCTTAATATTTTTGTCCCTCAATTTATTTTAGGCACGATGATCCACATGTGTCATCAAAGAACCAAGAGTTTGATGGTGAAGATGGATGATAAGGCTAATCACCGCTTCTAGGAAAGCTATTTTTATGTGCGGATAAAACACCTTATGGCGGACTCGGCGGGGTTCCTTGAGACgtggaacttcacacgtaagttttcctttgtttattttgcgattctaaggcgATCGTCGACCGTTCTTCTTTAGATGGCATTGCTAATGACTTGTTTTCGCTTTCGTAGCCGAGAGATTGCCTCCCCTGCCAGTTGACGACATCCGTGAGTGGGTAAACGCCATTCTTCCCTATACAATGGGGGTTTGCGTGTGGGCGTCCTTCTATGAGAGATATAGGCGTAAGCCTCTCACTGGTGAGTGAGCCCATTGCAGTTCTTTGTTCTTTGCCTTATAGTTTGATTTTGTCGTTGTATGACCGTATTTCATTACTGACAGGGAGGGTGCGAAGGACGAGGGCTCCTCTGCTTGCGTTGCGTCAACCAGCGCCTTCTATTCATCCTACGCTGAGGGCTGCTGCATGTCCTGTATCAAGAACTACTCAGCCTGCACCTATGGCCGAAGCTGCATGTTCGGAGATTACTCCCCCCTGCACCCTGTCCAGTCGACGAATCTTCTCGCGTAAGTAGTAAGGAGGACCCACCGAAGAGACGAAGGGTGGTGTTGAAAGAGGTTTCCCCGGCCGATACTTCTTTGAGGGGTACCCTTACCCTGGCGTTGATAGAAATCAGAGATGATGTCAGCCCTGCTGTGGACACAGCACCTGTTGTGAGTGGTCAATAGGCTGATGTGGTGGAGAGACGGAGTCCCAGGATTTCAATTACTATCTTGGGCGGCCCTTCGTCTTCCTGGCCGAACCGCACTTCTTCTTTGGCCAAAGAGGGGGGGAAAGGCATCATGGTGGACGATTACGAGTTTGAATCTGACCTCGATCCTAACTATGTTAGGATGTTCGAGGAGGGCTTTACGCGAACTGTGGTAAGAGCGAGAGGTCCTTCCCGAATACTCGAAATCCCGTCGAATCTCAACCTTCTGCAAGATACGGTGGATTTTGTGCCGCAGTTTGGCCTTCTATGCTCTGCCACAAAAAGCGGGTCTCTTCAGGAAGTTAGCGATGCCAAACTATCGCAAGGTGTGGCCGCGTTAGGCTTGAGGGTAAGTTTCTcttctttgtttgtttttttacttTGGCTCTTATCGACTCTCTTCTCCTTGCTATTTTTAGACTTACATGCTGGAGATAGAGAGTGCTTGCAGGGCCGAGACCCGGGCCAAGATTTTTCTGATGATGCTTGAAAAGTATCGGCGTTATCGCAAAAAATGTCGTGATATGCATGAGCGGCTCAGAGCGAGCACTGTCAATCAATCTCTCGgggaggagttggagaaaagggaTAAGAAGCTGATGTAGTCCATTCGCATGTGTAGTGAGCTCGAGGAGCTACTTCATGCTAAGGACGAGGAACTTGAGTTGGGAAAGGGGGTCGCTACAGAGTGCGAGCATCTTTAGGACGAGGAACTTGAGTGCTGTTGTTGCAAGCCGAACTCGATCAGAATGCTGCCAGAGTTGAGGCTTTGAGTGTAGAATGTATGGGGGAAGTTAGCCGAGCTGGAGAGAAAAGTAGATGAGTTGGATAATGCCGAGAACCCTCGAGCGTCAGCTTTATCAAGTGTGACGGCGTTGGAGGACACTATCCATATCCTTCAGTCTAAGCAGGAGTCCGAGATGGCAACGACCACACTAAGGGAGGCGAGGCTCGAAGAGCGCATCAACGAGATCGATTGGGAGGATTCGATCCTAGGCGACCGGGTCGTGGCACTTGAGGCTGAGAGGGCGTAGTTGTTAGCTCAAGTTGAATCTGTCTCTGCCGCTGTTCCTCGTCAATTGCATGAGCTTTGGGTCCATGCCGATGCCCAACGAGATATATACAAGGATTTTGGGAGACGAGCAATGTTTCTGAGGCTGCTTATGAAGAAGCCCGAGTGAAGGCACAAGAGACTCGTGTCAACTACGGCTACGACCCTGCGACATCGGAGGTCGGTGAGGAGGCTGATGTTGAGGAGGAGTTTCTTGCGGACAATGATGGGGAGAACGACGGTGATGATGCCGAGTGAAAAGTTGTTACTGCTTtagtatatattattttttttgttcatCTTTGTCTTTTTGTCGGGCTCgttttggccttttgtaaggtGCGGCTATTGCGCACGTATATATAAATAAAGAAGTTGTTTCGCCTTTGTATatcctttgattttctttcccttcCCCTTGCTTGTTACATCTTTTTGTTTTGGCGTAGCTTCGGATTTTGTGTGGCGAGTCCCTAATTTTTCGATTTGGGAATCCGACCTTGACCGGATCGAGTAGGGTCTCGTTGCGTGAGTCCGAATGGAGCTTCTTCGGACTTGCACATTCGGGCGAGATTTATTTCTAATTTGTCTCTTTAGGCGGTATCATCCTTGATTCTAACAAGGTTGAATTCGGATCCGTCCTTTCGGTCAAAGCTATTTTTGACTCGAACATTCGAGTGGGACTAAGTTCAGACTTGCTGACTTAGGCAGAATTAATTTTTTAGTGTGTACTTGACCGGGGTTGAGTTTGGAACCGTCATCTAGAGCGAGGCCAATTTCTAACTTTATTTGAACGAGATCGAATTTGGAGTCGCTGTTTTGGGCAAAGTCGATTTTTGACTTATACTTGAATGACGCCagccttttccttttatttgacTGTAGCCGGCGGCCGTAAAAGGTGTTGTTCCAAACGAGGTTGGATTGTGACCTACTTGTTTTGACAATGGCCGGTGGTCGTAAAGGTGTTATTTTGTGGaagatcaaaatagtaacctattCGATTCGGTGATGGCCATCCGctgtaagggtgttattttgaactaaggtcgaaatgttaacccattgtaattcgagcgaggtcaaattcttcttttgGCGGTGGCCGTTGGCCgacgggtgttatttcgagctaaggtcgaaatgttaacccgttgtaattcgagcgaggtcgaattctccTTTTGGCGGTGGCCGTTGGCCGTAGGTGTGTTATTTAGAGctaaggtcgaaatgttaacttgttgtaattcgagcgaggtcgaattcttcttttggcgGTGGCCATTggtcgtaggggtgttatttcgagctaaggtcgaattcttcttttggcgGTGGCcattggccgtaggggtgttatttcgagctaaggtcaaaatattaacccgttgtaattcgaacgaggtcgaattatTCTTTTGGCGGTGTCCGTTGGCcataaaggtgttatttcgagctaaggtcgaaatgttaacccgttgtaattcgagcgaggtcgaattcttcttttggcggtggcaattggccgtaggggtgttatttcacactaaggtcgaaatattaactcgttgtCTCGGCTTTGTTTTTACTAGAGAATATTGGGTGTTCCCTGGGTGAGTCCCTATTTTGCTTAGCTTCTGCGTTTCCTAggtgagtcccagtttgcttTTGTGCGCTTGCATTGGAGAATACTATGCGTTTCCTAGGTGAGTCCCCGTTTGCTTTTGTGCGCTTcctgggtgagtcccagtttAGCTTAACTTCGCATGTATTGGAGGATATCTTGGTGGAGAGTACAAAATGTTGCTCTATTTCATTTACTAGAAAATGTTATACATGTTCGTTCCATGCATATATTGGAGAAGTTTCCATGTATCTAGTCCTTTCATCGCCCGGCCTGGGGAAGCAGTCAGCAGGCAGGGTGATGAATCATACTTGAACTTTGAGACGTCCCTTTCGTCACCTCGCCAGAAATCTCCCCGAGAAGACCCAATTAGGACAAAACCCGGGTGGGGGAAAAAGGGTACGACTTGAGGGGTGTCCTTTTTacgaagttgaagtatttgaggtgggcaACATTTTAATTGTTTTGTAGTagctttccttccattgtttctagttggaatgctccTTTGCTTGCCCATGCGAGTGCTCGCATTCCTGTTCGAACCAACACAAGAGTGAAGATAAACCAAAATTAAATTTTTCGTTACCTCGACCCAATGAGTCAGTGAAAGAAGGAGTGACATTGTAGTGTTACTCGCTTCTCTTGGTGCTCGAATGGTGGTTTCAGATTTAGCAGCCGTGTTCGGCTCCATCTTTAACAGCGTCTAGGCTTTGCATGGGTTGGATCCACCTCACTCGCTGAAGTGGTGAAATCGAGTCCTGGTCCGATCTCGTCCGATTTGTACCAACAACAAGGGAAACATGTCATACTTCGTTCATAGACCATCCAATGTGTGGGAGAATGTAAAAATAGGGCAGGATGTGCCAATTTTTTCAAAAGACCGCGCAATAAGCTGTCATCCCCTCCCAAGGGGTGGGAATGCGGGTCAATATATAAGGTAAATACGTCAAATGGGGCTATGGTCATGCCAGATGACCATAATCCTATTTTGATCGTGCGTACGTCGTGCCAAACCCATCGTTACATGCGAGACATGGGTTTTGCATAGACATTGGTTATAACTTCTACTTTATGTAGCAGCCTGACCTAGTTTGGTACTGTTGTCTCGAAGGCTTACTTACCGCTCTTTCGAGTAGGTAGTGACATTTCGCCGGTTCTAGATCTAAAAGAAACTAAGAAATTTGGCTAAGAAATCCCCCCAAacggtgccaaattgtttgaccaaaaagtattaaACCCTTTTGTCAAACTAATTATCGAGATATagaaggtaaatcttagccaaacataattaattCTAGATCCAAATATGCTGAATACGGAAATCGAAGAAGAACAAGAATGTGTAATATTTCTTAATATAATTATTGTACTTCGAATATGAATGATAGGCTTACATCTAAGACATATTTGCACCATGATCATGGAAGTAAGGAAGGAGAAGAGAAGAAACTGTGGGTGACGAAGAGATTGTCCTTATTGACTCTATCGTAGAATCATCCCCCATTTCTCTTGGCTCAGCTCCCCTATATATATTAGCAATTTTCTTCATCGCTCGCTCAAACATTACGCTTGTTCTGCAATATAAGTTTTCCGACGGTTTGACCCCGGCAGTGACCGAGATGCTCTTTGCTATCATGCCACATGGGCGTGATTACGACTTGGGTGACCCCTTGTCGTTCCCTTTAAGAACAACCATCCTATGATCAGATTTTAACCCATACAATTGTTAGTTATTTGTGTCACAATCCAGCTTCCTATGGGGAATGTGTATCGGCTGGGCAACTTGCCCTTAGGAAGTAAAACGCTTGTCTTTGACTAGGTATATATTAATATTCCGTTTgcttttacttgtgtattatattaaaaatatatttttatttttacttatttattttagcaaatcaagagaaaaaaaatactttttttcctATTCTACACTTATCATTAACTActcattttttaaattatttttcaaatcttTTTAAAATGCTATAATTATTATGAGTATTATGATAAAATAtgtacttcatttattatttattaaggGTAGTGCAAAGATCATTGTaaacaagtaaaagtgaaagagGGAATATACTAAACCATGTTAAATACCGTGATTGATTGATAAATTAAACTAAGATTACATAGTAATTAGCATGTAAGAATTATGATGAGGTATATATAATCCCGCCACTTTTAATTAAAGATCTTgtctttgaaaataaaaaaattatgatCGGCATTCGGGAGCACTTTTCCATTTAATAAGCATTTTAGGAATCTAAATATATATTTGGTATGTTGCACACACTTTTAATTCTAGACTAGACACCAAGATTCTCGAGAATTACATTCTAAAAGTTTAATCAATCAAACTAATACTTCTAATTTTTACACACTTCCTCCTCGTCACGACGGGCACATACACACTCTCTGTCTCCCTCAGAATACCCTGCCTTATATATCGTCTCCCCGAAGTTTTTCCGAGCTCTCTCTCTCCCACACACGCGCCATTTCAACAGCTGCTGTGGATTCCGTTTGTTTATTTCCCTTTTCTGGAGATCTTATCTTAAAAGCTAAACCAGAAACTGTGTAAGAAAATTACCCTTTCCTTTAtgctgatttttatccttttttttatggttttaaaaatgcTCATTTTCCCTTTCTGTTGTTCCTCTCTTTTTGGCGTGTGCAAAAATTCCTAGAAAAACCATTGAAAACATTGAATTCTAGGGCATATTCTTTCAAAATAGTACTAACATTTATGCTTTCTAAAACTCCAATCTTTATTTCACAATTTTCCATTTTGCAGGGTGCATTTTACAGGAGAATGATTATTGAAAAAATTGTGGATTACAGGGGTTTCTGCTAATTTTTAGTAACTTTTTTGGTAAATATTTGAATACCCATCTTTCAGTTATGTTGAAAAATGCAAGCTCTGTCTTGTGAGTTGTAATTTTCAACTTGAGGGTTTCTTGCTATTTGTATTCAAGATTGCATATTCGGAGCTATTATGTTTCAAGATTATTAAGTATGGATAAAGAGAAGTGTGTAGGGGGTTTATTGCCTCCATCAGGAAACTATTCGCTCTTTTTGCCTTCCGGGAGTAGTTATAGTGTAAAGTCTGAGCCATCTGGATCATCTAATTTACCTCCTTTAGGGCCTGTACCTGCTTCAGAACTAAAAGCAAACCAATTTAGTCATGATATTAGTCGAATGCCAGATAACCCACCTAAGAATTTGGGTCATCGACGTGCCCATTCGGAGATTCTTACACTTCCTGATGATATAAGTTTCGATAGTGATCTTGGTGTTGTTGGTGGACTGGATGGACCGTCTTTGTCTGATGAGACTGAGGAGGATTTCCTCTCTATGTATCTTGATATGGATAAATTTAACTCTTCATCTGCTACTTCTTCATTCCAAGTGGGTGAGTCATCTTCGGGCTCATTGCAAGCTCCAGCGATGGGTTTTACAGCTTCAAGGACTGACAATGTTACTGCCGCTGTTAGTGAAAAGCCAAGAGTCAGACATCAGCATAGTCAGTCCATGGATGGTTCAACTATAATCAAGCCGGAGATGCTTATGTCAGGAGGAGAAGATCCATCTTCAGCTGAGACTAAGAAAGCCATGTCCGCAGCAAAGCTTGCTGAGCTCGCTCTTATTGATCCGAAACGTGCGAAGAGGTAACTCCATCtgttgcaacaacaacaacaacaacgacccagtataatcccacaagaaCTCCATCTGTTGCTCCTTTGTTTTTTGCTGTCTCTGACATTATTCACAATTTAACCAATATCAAAGCTTGAGCAACCATTTGGATTTGCTTCTATAATACTTTGTCATGCACGAGATGAAATCCTCGTTGGAGATTTGGCAGCTGAAAATGGTGGAGGCGGGGGGAGCTAAAGCTGTGAACATCCTGATATGATCTGGTTATTATACTGCAATGTAGTTTGTTAAATGAATACTTTCTGTATTTGTTGACTTTAATTAGTGTTTTATTGGTGGTGAGTTCATTTTAGTGATGTTTCGTTTTCAACTGTTTATTACCTCCAATCACTTTGCTCCTCGAACTTttctgatttttagtattttgaAGCATTCGCTCTTCACTCTTTCTAAAGTCTTCGCCCAGGGCCTCTTCTGTCAACTTTTCGCTTTAATGgctgaaagataaaaaaaatccTATTAGCAGTTGAATTTAGACATGCTGTTCACAAGATTTACCTATAAGAAGTAAGAAGCCAAAAACAGTTGTTTGAAGCCCTTCATATTAGCTTATCTTGGCCTTCATTGATGGGAAGGATGTCAAGCTACTATTGTCAGCCCCCTATCGGTAATTTTGTTTGAGATAGATGCTGGGGTGCAAATTGCTTTATTTATGCTTCATTATTCTCGTCAGCACCCAATTCTATAAGACCGCGACATAGTACCTAGTGGGCTAATTGACCACGCGAATGTTGTGTTTCATACTAGCTAACATTACAACCTTGAGTATAGCTAGCTCTTGTGAGTGATATAAAGTACTATGATGGAGTTAACATATACAACTCCAGTCTTAAATCGAACTGAAATACACCCATTACCAAGCTCATGGAACATGACTGCAGATTTCAGACAACTGTCAAAAAAGGAAAGTCTGGATAACCCATAAAGGCACTCTGAATAAGAAGTGAGGTTCACCGTTCACCAACTTTAGAAGTAAAGAGTGAGTCTAATGATCCACTGAACAGATAATCTTCCTTAAACTATCGGGTCAAGAGTTAGATAGCCACGTGCAATGCCATACTGAAGCTGAAAACTAGTAATAGTAAATATATTCTGAAAGTATGGCATTGGAATTCCTTCCTTCAGAATATATTTACAGTTACTTGTTTTCAGCAGAGAGGACTTCCAATGCCAATACTATTAGAATTTTCTGAAGGGAGGACTTCCAATGCCATTTTCTGAAAGTGGGGTATCTGAAGTCCTCCCTCCAGTGTTCCTTGCTCTTTAGGTCCTTGTGTTGATATATCTTGGTCTCATCACTTGTCTCTAATGAATCTTTCAAGAATTTATCAAGAACAAATAAACCTGTGGTTCATTGTTAGATTTGTCCTAATTTTCTGCCTCTCAAAGATGAGGAATTTCGAGTCAATGTTATCCAAGTGTAAATAGTATTATATTAGAGTTTTATATTGCATGAACTAGGTAACAATAAATAGTGACTTATGAAATAGTAGGATTATTtgtcaaaaaatgaaaattgtgCTGTTAGCTGCTTTAGTAGGATGAGATACATGGTTCGCCGGGCGGATCATCCCATTAGATGCATGTTGCTACCTTATATaattgggttgtgacaaataTGGCATTAGAGCTTGTTTTGCAGTAAGATAGTGAGACAAAACCTCAGAATGGATACTGAGTCGCTAAGGGATATTTATATGACATCCATAATAGAGGGTGAACTGATGAGAGTGGGTCAAGTAAAGGACTGTCAGTCTTATAGGTTGGGAAGCTTTTGAAGGAGAGGTGCATATGACACCTTAGACAAACTCCAGTTTGAAAAGGGAAGTGATATATAAGATAGAGCACAAGTTCACACGGTATGCCCACATTTAGGCTCGAATCTCCAAGGGACAAATTCGTGAATTCTGTTGGACCAAAGCAGACGGTACACACCATAAGTTTAAGTTGTGACATTTTCTTAAGGGTTGGTTTAATGTTTGGCTTGTTTGCCAAAGGAAATGTGCGCTTTTTTCTTTCCTCGTCTCCTGCTCTTCCTTTTTATGATGGTGGGGGAACAGGGCACTGGATTTGGGTGGGAAGGAGGCGGATGGGATACAAACTCGGTCTGTTTCCTTTCCCCGTATGTAATTACTTCAGATGTTTCTGAGGTTAATTGAAAACTATCACTCTTTGTATTCAACATTCAATTTCTCCAGTCTTGCTTTCTTTTGGATATCAATACTTGTTTATAGAGTAATAAAAGGAGGTCAAGAGAGGGGTATGAGTTTCTCAGGctttgtttttctttcaaaatgttatGAATGTGCTCTATATTGCGTAATATGGCACTGACTATTCGGAAGTCATGTTagcagtgttatcaaaggcgcgCTTAAGCCCTATAGTGAGGCTCAAAACATATTGAGCGCTTCGTCTCGCTTAGCGGGCGCTTTAGTGTTGTCATCAAGGGACCAAAACATACTTTTCCATGCCAATGAGTGTAATCCTGAAGAGGAGACACCaaacaattgatatttcactttatcataaagtttcttcaatttatttgtccatgtatttggTATTCATGCTTATAGATATTAGTCTTGGACAACACAAACACATTTGTAATTTTTCTCAATTTGCACCTTTCTTCATTAAAGCTCACGCTTTATTTGCGCTTTGTGCTTAAAGCCCCAAAAGACCTTAGAGCTTTTTTTGCGCTTGCCTTTGATAACACTGCATGTTAGGAAACTGTAGCTATTTGGAAGTTCTATTAGGTTATATGCATTCCTTTCCCGAATAACATTGTGTTCTTTTAATATTAGTTATATAGGCACGTGTGGCTCTGGTGCTCATTTTTAAGTTGCATTGTTGGAAGTTAGTCTGAAAGCTGATTGTTCGGATGGCTTAAAATTCTGAAAAGTTTTTTGTGTGGTAAGCAAAATATCTTGTATTATGAAATATTACACCATTGCTATTTTAGATAGGTACTACACCATTGTTCTTCTGGATCATTTATCCTTTCCTTATCTACCGAGAAAAAAAGGTGTCCTCCCTTTCCAGGGTGATCCGTTTTTTCCTTTTACTGCGTGTAGTAAAAGTTATTAATCCTGGTTTTCTTAACTTCCTCCGCCATCTGACTTATGCCTTCTTCCTCCCAAGGTCTCAAATTTGGTGTCCAACAAACTCTTAAAAGTGACTGAGGATTCTAAACATCTGCATTTGATGTCTTAATTCTATTTAGTTTAACGGGAAATTTTTTTGTTTGCTTGTTGAAGTATTTTTTAATGCTTTAAGTCGTCCAATGCTTTGAAGtctctctctcactctctctcacacacacacttACTCTCATTTTGAAAATTGTCTGGCATGGTTCAAAATTCAAGTAAATTTAATACTCAAACAAATGTCCTACTACTGCTGCATTCTCACATTCTTGTCTGTGCTTCACTATACAGAATTTGGGCAAACAGGCAGTCAGCTGCCAGATCAAAGGAAAGGAAGATGAGATATATAGCAGAGCTCGAGAGGAGAGTGCAAGCTCTGCAAACAGAAGCGACTTCTTTGTCTGCTCAGTTGACCCTGTTGCAGGTATACATCAGAGCTTTCACAGCTATGcagttcctttttttttttttaaaacttgtattgcatTCTTTTCATGGACATGGTTGAAGAGATGGAAGTAAGTAAATCCTTGTTTTCTTGGTCTTGTATATGCATAGCATATGAATGTATATacataaatacatatataaatgcaTATTCAACTTCTTATATTTCTCTAATGTGCAATACGCACATATAAAAAGCTAGGTTTTGATATATCTGCTATTGTTTTCCATATGGAACAGAGAGATACAAATGGTCTGAGTGCTGAAAACAATGAACTTAAATTGCGCTTGCAGACAATGGAACAACAGGTGCACTTGCAAGATGGTAAGAAACTAAACATGACTTCGTCTTCTCTCTCAGAAAACTGACTAGTTTCTTCATCTCTTACTCCGGATGTCAGATAGTTCTCCCCTTTCTTCCCGCCTCCTGATTTTGCTGGAAAATGTGCCGTTTCATCAACATCCCCTTTGAAtctatatagttcagataattcATGCTGATTCAAATAGGATTACTATTTGGATCTGATAAGTATTATGGCGTGCTTTGTTTTCAAGTATACTTTAATTTTAGGAAAAAGTTAAGTGAAATCAAAGTTGAAATACTTCTTCAGCTTCACATTGCATGTTTGATTGACTTTTCTGGTTAAACTAATGCAGTAGTTCCGTAAGTGCTCTTCATCTTTGTTGTCCATAAGCGCAGGATCCAAAACTGGTTGACCCTAATATTGAACAGTTCTTGCA from Nicotiana sylvestris chromosome 12, ASM39365v2, whole genome shotgun sequence encodes the following:
- the LOC104235778 gene encoding probable transcription factor PosF21, which produces MDKEKCVGGLLPPSGNYSLFLPSGSSYSVKSEPSGSSNLPPLGPVPASELKANQFSHDISRMPDNPPKNLGHRRAHSEILTLPDDISFDSDLGVVGGLDGPSLSDETEEDFLSMYLDMDKFNSSSATSSFQVGESSSGSLQAPAMGFTASRTDNVTAAVSEKPRVRHQHSQSMDGSTIIKPEMLMSGGEDPSSAETKKAMSAAKLAELALIDPKRAKRIWANRQSAARSKERKMRYIAELERRVQALQTEATSLSAQLTLLQRDTNGLSAENNELKLRLQTMEQQVHLQDALNDALKEEIQHLKVLTGQGLANAGPMMNFPASNNGGNQQFYSNNHAIHALLTAQQLQQLQIHSHKQQHQFQHHQLHQQQQQEQQLQQAGDIKLRSSSSSAQNDHASDNGMD